The nucleotide window CAACGTCTACGCGAGCCAGATCGAGGCAGTCATGGTCGGCATCGACGAGGTGGCACCCCACTACCGAATCGATCTCCGTCGTGAGGACAGCCTCGACACGATGGCGATCACCGTCGAACCACACGAGCGCTCCACGACCACCCCGGTGGAGCTCCGTGCGACGATCGAGGAGCGACTCGGCGAGGAGCTCGACGTCTCGCCCGACGACATCGACGTGGTCGAACCCGGGACGATCGAGCGCACCGAGGTCGGCAAGGTGAAGCGGGTGTTCGATCACCGGTAGTCCGCCGGTCAGCGGCAGTTCGCCGTCTATCAATATAAAAATTAGCTGAAATCTTCGCACTTTCCAATTTCACGGATTGGCTATCTGTTGAAATTGGCGTGCGAGATAGAGGGCGCGTATTTTGCACATCGGCTCGCCAGCGGTATGCTCATCAGGTGACTCATCGCCCAATCGTCAACATATTTTTAATTCCCCCCCCCCTGACGGTCGCACGTTTGTCAGATCAGCCGACAATAGCACCAATTGAGAAAAGTATCCAGCCAACTCCGACCCCGACGACCGCTCCCCACCACGGAAATCCCTCAACGAAATACTCCGCGAAAGCCGTGCCGCCACCTCTTCCAGAAAGAAAAAACATCATCGTCAATATACCAACAAACATCAGGGATTTGCCAATAGCTCCGGTTATATCGGGACGCATATTAGTCAGTTAGAGTCCGTGCTCACAGTATTTTTACGGTACTTCGGCCAAATCACTAGAACCACAACGAGAATAAGACCCATCAGAACACCTTGCAATCTACTTGAAATGTCGCGTAGGAGTATCGGTGACAGAACGAACAAAAAAAGCACCTCAAAGACGACAGTGAGAGCAAGCGTTTCGAGAAACCGACGAACTGCGCCTTTTTCATATAGCATTAAAACCAGGTCGATTCTTAGCCGATAAATAGCTGTTGGCAAAAAACTCCGACGATACTCATCATTAGATTCGGATGACCTCACATATCTCACAACCATTCGCCAAAACATCTCTTCGGTGGTGATCGCAAGATTCTCACGGCTCACAGGGGCTGGAGGGCTGGCAGGATAATACTCACGAGCATCAACAAGAGGGTAAAAGATAGCCACAGAGGTTAATGTGAGATACACCCTCTGTATCTTGCACGCCGTTTCTGGCAGTTTACGAGGGAGATTGCTATGAGAGGTATGAGGACTTCTGCTAAACACTATAGTTCAGGCGAACAGCTGCGAGAACAGCGCGTGCTGGCCGCGATGGAGGCGCTCGATGAAGGCCGATTTACTGATCCCGATATCGTCGGCGACCTCCGCGGCGGTCGCACCCCGCGGAACGGTGAAGTAGCCACGCTCGACGGCCGCCCTGAGCGCCTCCTCCTGTCTGGGAGTCACGTTCCAGCGCGTCGCGATCGCCCCCTCGTCGTCGGCCTGGAGCGGGTAGGCACGTTCGAGCGCGACGCCGACGGTCTCACCGGCGGTGTTCAGCACGCCCCTGAGGACGTCGTGTCCGACGACTGCACCGGTGACGGTCGCACTGCCCTCGCGATAGCGCAGCGATTCGACGATGAGGCCCGCGCTCACGAGGTCGTGGACCACACAGGGCTGTTTCGAGAGACAGCGACCGTTCTGTCGCCCGTCGACCCTGGCGAGGTGGAGATAGCGGATGCGCTCGTCGCCGTCGAGCGCCGTCGCGAATTCGGGCGATTCGGGGGCGGTGAAGCTCAGCAGGGCGTTGCCGTCGGCGCGCAGCTGTGGCGGCTGGGCGTCGATCTCGATGCCCGCCGCCCGCGTGGCGTCGGCCAGCGGGCAGTCGTCGTCACGCACGCGGAACTCGACGACGAGACACTCGTCGATCACGACCGTCGTCACCGCCGCACACGTATAAACCCCGCCTATAGACGTGTGAAGGTCTATGATGATAGAACGACGATGTGGATGTGTACCAATGGACCTCGACACAGTGAAAGAGCGCGCCGGGCCGCGCCAGTTCAGCCCGGACGACGACATGCCGCGGAAGTACCGCGAGGCGGCGACGCGGATGATCCAGTTCCACGCGAACTCGGAGATCATGGGTGCGTATCTCGAACGGCCGTTCATCCGTGAGGCCCCGAGCCTCGACCGCAAACTGGCCTACTCGGCGAAGACCCAGGACGAGCTCGGCCACGGCCAACTGTTGTATCGAGCGGCCGAGTCGCTGGGAATCAAGACGCGCGAGCAGATGCTCGACGAACTCGCCAACGGGGAGGGGAAGTTCCTCAACTGTTTCCACTACCCGATGGAGTCGTGGGTCGAGACGCCGATGATCGCCTTCTTCGTCGACGGCGCGGCGATGCGCCGGCAGGCCACCCTCAAGCGAACGAGCTGGGAGCCGTACGCCCACGCGATGGACAAGGTCGTCTTCGAGGAGGGGTTCCACATCAAACACGGCGAGTCCATCCTGAAGGAGCTCGCCACAGGCTCGAAACGCGAACAGGAGATGGTGCAGGACGCCTTCGAGACCTGGTGGCCGCGCATCATCCAATTCTTCGGGCCGACCGACGACGACTCGACCCATCACGACTTCTCCGCCGAGGTCGGGCTGAAGCAGATGACCAACGACGAGCTCCGGCAGTCGTTCCTCAACCAGTATCTCCCGAAAGCCGAAAAATACGGGCTCGAGATCCCGGATACGCCGACCATCGAGCAGGACGAGAATGGGAATTATCGGGTCGCCGAGGACGAACTCGACTGGGAGGAGTTCTTCCAGATCGCCAAAAACGAGTACGATCCCGGTCGGGGCCAGATCAACTCGCGCAAGCGCGCCCACGACGCGGTCGAGTGGGTTCGCGAGACGCTCGACGAGTACGAAACCACCACGAGCGGCCACGCGCCGCAGGCGGCCGACTGAGATGAGTACTAACAGATGATTTGGGAAGTGTTCCGACAGGAGGGAGCCGGCAAGTACCACACCCACTGCGGGAACGTCCACGCGCCGGATCGCGAGATGGCGCTCATGTTCGCACAGATTCAGCACGGCCGGCGCAAGCCCACCCACAGCATCTGGGTCACGCCACAGCAGGAGATCGGTGAGGTGAACGAGGACGGCGCGACCTTCGGCGGCACCACGGACAAGGGCTACCGCTGGGCGACCCAGTACAACATCACGGCCGCCGCCGAGGAGGTCGCAGACTCCGAAAGCGAGCAGGCCGACGCCGAGAAGGAACGGGGGCGGCGCTGATGGCCACCACCGAGAGCCTCTCCGGGCCGAACGATCTCGACGAGCGCGAGCGCGCGGCCGTCGAAAGCCTGCTCTACCGGCTGGCCGACGACGAGTTCGTCCTCGCTGACCGCTACACCGACTGGCAGGTGCGCGCGCCCACGGTCGAATCCGACATCGCGATCGCCAACATCGCCCAGGACGAACTCGGCCACGCGCGGCTCTGGTACGACCTGCTGGAGGACTTCGGCCACTCCGAGCCGGACCTGATCTGGGAGCGCGACCCCGATAGCTTCCGGCACAGCACGCTCTGTGAACTGCCCTTCGCCGAGGGCGATTGGGCCGACGCCATCGTGCGGAGCTATCTCTACGACGAAGCGGAGATCCTTCGATTGCGGGCGCTCGAAGACTCCTCGTACCCGCGCATCCGTGACCGCGTCGGCAAGGTGATGGGCGAGGAGGACTATCACCGCGAGCACGCCGAGAACTGGCTCCGCCGGCTCGTGGGCGGCGACGAGGGACGCGAGCGCGTCCAAGACGCCGCCGACGAACTGTTTCCCTACGCGCTGACGCTGTTCGAGGAAACCGAGGACGACGAAGCGATCGACGACCTGGGGATCCGCACCCGCTCGCTTGCCGATATGCGCGACGAGTGGGTCGAGACCGTCACCGGGACGCTGACCGAGGTCGGGATCGACGCTCGCGCACCCGCGACCGATGAAGACGGACGGGTGGTGAGCGACGAACTACCCGATCACGTCGGGCGGGATGGCGACCACACCGATCACTGGACGACTCACTACGACGAGATCACGAACACCTACCGCGAGCTCGGTCGCGATCACGCGGCGCGGCTGATGGAGGATCCCGACGATGAGTAGCGAGTCAGGTATCGATCCCGAGTTCGACCCGGACGCCAAATACTGTGCGTACACCGACTACGAATCGGGCGAGACCGTCGAAGCGCTGCCCGCGACCGGTAAGGGAAGTACCGGGATCGAGCGCGCGGTCTGGGACGCGCTCTACGAGATCGACGATCCCGAGATGCCGATCAGCATCGTCGATCTGGGGCTGATCTACGGGGTCACGGTCGACGAAGGCCACGCACGGGTCGACATGACGCTTACCTACACCGGGTGTCCGGCGCGCGACATGCTTCAGGAGACCGTTCGCAAGCGAATCGCGGCGGTCGAGGGCGTCGACGATGCCGAACTGCGGCTCGTCTGGTCGCCCGAGTGGACCGTCGAGATGGTCACCGAACAGGGCAAAAACGACCTCCGGGAGTTCGGGTTGAGCATCTGATGAATAGAACTACGGACCCGAGCGTCGAGACCACAGGGAAAGACGAGCGGGCTGAGTGCCCGTACTGCGAATCGACGAACACCGAGCGCGAGCATCCGAAAGGGCCATCGCTCTGTCGGTCGATGCACTACTGTCACGACTGCAACCAACCGTTCGAGAAGTTCGAATAATCACTCATTACAATGTCTTCAGAAACACAGCAGATCGACGATAGCCGCGACGAGATCAAGGACCGCCACCGCGAGGCGCGCGACGAACTGCTCGCCGACTCGTACGACCACTACATCGGCGGCGAGTGGGTCGAAAGCGCTTCGGGCGAAACCTTCGAGACGCGCGACCCCACGACGGGCGAGCTGCTCGCGGAGGCACAGGCCGGCAACAGCGAGGATGTCGACCGCGCGGTCGAGGCAGCGTGGGAGGCCTACGAGACCGAGTGGGCCGACACCGACGGGACGAAACGCCAGCGCCTGCTCACCGAGATCGCCGATCGCATCGAGGAGAATCGAAGCGAAATCGCGCGGATCGAGACGCTCGACAACGGCAAACCGATCCGCGAGGCGCGCGCCGACGTCGCGCTCGTCGCCGACCAGTTCCGCTACTTCGCGGGCGCGGCCCGCACGCACGGCGGCGAGACCGTTCCCTCGGGAAGTGGCAAATCGATCCAGACGCTCCGCGAACCCTACGGTGTGATCGGCGCGGTCGTGCCCTGGAATTTCCCGCTGCTGATTGCTTCATGGAAGCTCGCGCCGGCGCTGGCCGCCGGCAACTGCGTCGTGCTCAAACCCGCCGAACAGACCCCGCTGTCGATCCTCAGAGTCATGGAGGAGATCGACGACGTGCTTCCCGATGGCGTCGTCAACGTCGTGACGGGCTACGGCGAGGAGGCGGGCGCGCCGCTGACGGGTCACTCCGACGTGCGAAAGGTCTCCTTCACGGGATCGACCGCGGTCGGCAAGGAGGTCATGAAGGCCGCCGCGGAGAACGTCGCGGATGTGACCCTCGAACTCGGTGGAAAGAGCCCCGTGGTGGTGTTCCCGGATGCCGACGTCCAGCAGGCGGTGCGGGTGATGATGATCGCCATGTTCTACAACACCGGCGAGTGTTGCACCGCTGGAACGAGACTATTCGTCCACGAGGAGATCTACGAGGAGTTCATGGATGCCTTCGTCGAGAGCGCCGAGGGGCTCCGGATGGGCGATCCGCTCTCGAAGGATACTCGATTGGGCCCCAAAGTCTCCGAGGAGCAGGTCGAGCGCACGCTCTCGTACATCGAGCAGGCCAGGGAGGACGGCGCACGGATCGTGACTGGTGGGAAGCAGCCCGAAGACGACGCTCTCGCGGACGGCTGTTTCGTCGTCCCCACGGTGATCGACGAGATCGACCACGATTCCGAACCCGTGCAGGAGGAGATCTTCGGCCCCGTGGAAGAGGTCTTCGCGTGGTCGGACTACGATGAAATGATCGAGCAGGCCAACGACGTCGATTACGGGCTCGCGGCGGGGCTCATCACGAACGACCTGTCGAAGGCGAATCGCGCCGCACGGGACATCGAGGCGGGCAACATCTGGGTCAACCAGTACAACGACTTCCCCGCGGGCCAGCCGTTCGGCGGGTTCAAACAGTCGGGTATCGGCCGCGAGCAGGCCGAAGAGACCCTCGATCACTACTCGCAGACCAAGACGATCAACATGAATCTGTAGCGCCGAGCGCTCCCGACCGACTGCTGTCGTCCAGGACTACTCGGCGCGGAAGACCGGTGCGATCTCCCCTGATTCGTCGATAGCGCCGTCGAAGACCACGCGATCGCCGATCTCGACGTCACCCTCAATCCGGGCGGTCACGCGCGCGCCGTCGAGTTGCACAGTCCCAACCTGATACGGGCCCTCGAAGCCCGTCGGCGGCACCTGGACCGTCGTTTCCGAATAAACCTCGCCCTCTTCGGGGAGTTCGGTCGTTTCCAGATCGCGGCCGCCACAATCGTTACAGACGGCGAACGGCGTACCGTAGGTCGCCCCACAGTCACCACAGCGCACGCCGAGCAGGTCGCCGTCTTCGAGTGCTGCTGTCCAGCCGTCGTGCGTGAGGCTCATCCGCGCACCTCCATAACCGACACGACAGTTGTCGCGGCGTCGCCACCAAGATTGTGCGCCACGGCCTTCTCCGCGCCGTCGATCTGGCGTTCGCCAGTGTCACCCCGGAGCTGTTCGGTGAGTTCGACGATCTGCGCAGTCCCGGTAGCGCCGATCGGGTGGCCCTTCGCCTTCAGCCCGCCCGAGGGGTTGATCGGTCGGTCGCCGTTCATTCCTGTGCGCCCCTCCGCGGCTGCGGAACCACCCTCGCCGTCCTCGAAGAAGCCGATCGCTTCGCTCGCCATCACCTCGGCCCCGGTGAAGCAGTCGTGAACCTCGGCGAAGGCCATTTCATCAGCACTCGTCCCCGCCTGCTCGTAGGCCTGCGCGGCGGCGTCGCGGGCGGCCTGCGTCGCGTGTGGGACGGGTTTCGCGCTCAACGGGACGACGTCCGTCGCGTGGCCGACGCCGCTCACGTCCACAGGGTCATCGAACGAGTCGGCGCGGTCGTCGCTCGTGACGATCACGGCGCTCGCACCGTCCGAAAACGGACAGCAGTCCATCAGGTGGAACGGATCGGCGACGATGGGCGAGTCGAGCACCTCTTCGACGGTCGTTTCTTTGCCGAAGTGGGCGTTCGGATTACGAGTCCCGTTTTTGTGGTTCTTCACGGCGACGTGGGCGAGCTGCTCCTCGGTCGTACCGTGTTCGTGCATGTGGCGTTTGGTGAGCAGCGCGAACACGCCCGGGAAAGTGAGTCCTGTCGGCTGCTCGTAGTGGCGATCCGAAGCGGAGGCGAAGATGCGCGTCATCTCGCCAGTGCCCAACCCTGTCTCGGGCGTGCAGCGCTCGACGCCACCCACCAATACTGTGTCGTGGATCCCCGCCTCGACGGCCTCGACGGCGTTCTTGAACGCGTTCGCGGAAGTCGCACACGCGTCCTCGTAGCGCTGGCAGGGCACGCCCGCGAGACCGACCTGGGAGGCGACCCCCGGGGCGAGATGGGTGTCGTTTTCGGTCTGGCCGCCCATCGCGTTGCCGAAGTAGAGCGCGTCGATCTCGTCCGGATCGACCCTGGCGTCGTCGTACGCGCCGAGCGCCGCCTCGGCGAACAGCTCCGACAGCGTGCTTTCGTGGACGCCGAACGTCGTCATGTCGGCACCCACGACGCTTGCTCGTGTCATCAACAATGGTTGGAGATGGTTGCACAAAGGCCTACCGAGGTGGAGTGCAGCGCAGTCGCGCTGCGTTTCGCTTTCCGTTCGACGAATCGACGACGATCGAGAACGAACTACGACAGCTGACTCTTGATGACTTTCCCGGTGGGATTGCGCGGGAGGCTCTCGCGGAACTCCACCTCGCGCGGGAGTTTGAACGCCGCGAGACGGTCCCCGACGACCGATCGAACCTCATCGGTGGTCATCGAGATCCCCTCGCGGAGAACCACCACGGCTTTGACGCGCTCGCCCCACGTCTCGTCGGGAACGCCGACAACACCCGCCGCGGCGATGTCTTCGTGGTCTTCGAGGGCGGCCTCGATTTCGGTGGGATAGACGTTCTCGCCGCCGGAAACTATCATGTCGTCGTGTCTATCGACGAAATAGACGAACCCCTCCTCGTCGCGGCGCACGAGGTCCGATGAGACGAAATACCCCTCGTCGTCGAACACGTCGTCGGTCTTTTCGGGCATCCCGAGATACTCGCGGAACGCGGTCGCACCTTTGTAGGCCGCACGACCGACCGCCCCCTGTTCGACCTCCGCACCGTCGTCGTCGACGATTTTGAGTGTGACGTTGATGATGGGCTTGCCGATGCTGTCGGGTTTTTCGAGCGCGTCCCCGGGATGGAGAATGGTCGTCACCGGCGACAGCTCCGTCTGGCCGAACACTTCGTAGAGATCTGCATCGAAAGCGTTCATCACGGTCCGTTTGAGCTCCTCGCTTGAGGGGGCCGCACCGGTCATGTACGACTCGAACGACGAGAGATCGTACTCCTCGAAACCAGCAACGGCGAGCATCGCGCGGCTCATCGTCGGAACGAAAAACGAACCGGTGATGTTCGCTTCGTCGATGATTTCGAGGGTGCGAACGGGGTCGAACTCCTCGACGAGATGGGTCGTGGAGCCGGCATAGAAGGTGTTGTTGAACACCCCGAGCGCCGCGATGTGGAACAGCGGTGTGACGATGAGGAATCTGTCTGCGTTTTCCTCGAATCCAGCGCTGTACACCGTATTCACCGAGTTCTGGAGCAGATTGTCGTGGGTGAGAACACAGCCTTTCGGTTGCCCCGTCGTTCCGCTGGTGTACAGCAACGCTGCATCGTCCAAGCGGTTCGGCACCACGTCGATGCGCTCGTCTGCTGCGGCGTCGCGGGTGGTCCGGAAGTCGTCCGCGAACGATGGCGTGTCCGCGCCGACGTAGAGATACTCTTCGACCGGTGTCTCGCTCTCTCGAACGGCGTGGATGGTCGATGTGGCGTCGCTATCGAACACGCAGAGACACGCCCCGCTGTCGCGGAGAACGTAGCCGACTTCTTCGTCCTTGAACCGATGGTTGACCGGGACCGGCAGCGCGCCGAGTTTCATCGCGCCGTAGTACGTCTCCAGCGTTTCGACGTTGTTCTGCATGTACACTGCAATCCGGTCGCCCGCCTCGACGCCGCGCTCGCGGAGCAGATGTGCTACTCGGTCGACGCGCTCGTTGAACTCGGCGAAGGTGAGCGACTCGGAACCCGTCTCGGTCTCCATCACGAGACAGTCCTCGTCGGCGTGTCGTTTGGCGTTCGCCTCCGCCACGTGGCCGAACGTGAGTCCGCGCATAATAGTCATACGATAGCAGTTCACATATAACTGTGTCCTGTAACTACTGGCCCGCCATTTGGCCAGAGATCACTCGGTCAGTGGGCCGCGTAGCCCCCGTCGACGACGTGGATCTCGCCGGTGGCGTACGAGGCCGCCGGGCCTGCGAGATAGATCGCCGCGCCGGCGATCTCCTCGGGATCGGCGAACCGATCCTGTGGGATCTCGGCGAGGAGCTCCTCGTGGATCGATTCGTTTCCCCTGACGCCCGCGGTGAATTCGGTCTTCACGTAGCCCGGGGCGATCGCGTTGACGCGGATGGCGGGTGCCCACTCGACGGCGAGGGTTCGCGTCATGCCGACCAGCGCGTGCTTCGAGGCCGTGTAGGGGACCTGGTGAGGGAGCCCGACGACCCCGCCGACGCTGGCGACGTTCACGACGCTTCCCTCGCCATCGCGCTCGTCGATGCGGCGGGCGAACTCGCGCGCACAGCGGAAGGCCCCGGTCGCGTTCACGTTCATGATCTCCTCCCAGGTCTCGATCGCGAGCTCCCGAGCATCGCCGAAATACGGGTTCGTGCCGGCGTTATTCACGAGTACGTCGACCGGACCGAACACGCCCTCAGCACGGTCGAACGCCGCCTCGACGTGGGCTATCTCGGTCACGTCCGCCGTGCAGGTGACGGCCTCGTCTCCGTTCGTCTCGATGCGCTCAACGGTCGCTTCGAGATCGTCTTCGGAGCGCGCGAGCGCGACCACCCTCGCTCCGGCATCGGCCATCGCGACGGCGATCTCCTCGCCGATGCCGCGGCTGGCACCCGTCACGAGCGCGACTTTCCCGTCGAGCGAGAACCGTTCGAGTTCCATGACCCTTCTCCGCCAGCGGGAACCATAAGCGTCGAGCCGACGTTCGAGAACTGTCACGAACAATCAGTCATAGCCAGTGTTATGGGAACGCCCCACAGAGCCAGCGTATGGCACTGGCGACTCCGGACCTGAGCGGTCACACGGCGTTCATCACCGGTACGACGCGGGGCATCGGCAAGCGGATCGCGCTCGCGCTCGCCGAGGCCGGCTGTAACGTCGTCTCGACGGGCAAGACCGTCGACGACAGCGATAGCGATCTCGACGGGACGATCCACGAGACCGCCGCCGAGTGCGAGGAGCGCGGCGTCGACGCACACGCCATCCAGCTGAACCTGCGCGACGAGCAGCAGGTCGAGGCGGCCGCCGCCGAGGCGATCGACGTCTTCGGCGAAGTCGATATCGTGATCAACAACGCGAGCGCCATCCAGATGGCACCCGTCGAGGAACTCCCAGCCAACCGGTTCGACCTGTTGACCGACGTGAACATCCGGGGGACCTATCTCACCTGTCGGGCGTTCGCTCCCCATCTCCAGGAGATCGGTGGCGGGCAGATCCTGACGAACGCGCCCCCGGTGAAGATGGATCGTGCACCCGGCGAGGCGGCCTACGCGTGGTCGAAGATGGGGATGACGTTCGTGACGCTCTCGCTCGCGAGCGAACTCCGCGGAACGGGGATCTCGGCCAACAGTTTCTGGCCCGTAACGGCCATCGACACGCGCGCGACGCGCTACTTCGGCATGGGAACGGAGGACGACTGGCGCTCGCCGGCCATCGTCGCCGATACCGTGCTCGAACTGCTCGACCGCGACGAGGAGTTCACCGGCAACGCCGTCTACGACGAGGACGTGCTCCGCGAGGCCGGCGTCACCGACTTCGAGCGCTACAACTGTACCGAGGGCGATCCGACCCCGCTCTCGGCACAACTGTTCGATCCCGACTACGAACGGCTGTAGCTGTCCGTTCCGCCCGTAGTGGGGAAGGAGAGAGGGGGAAGGGAGAGGAGAGGGAGAATCGTCGAGCCGGAACGAGCGATACAGCCTTCAGTCGTCACCGTTTCGTCTGTCCATGAATCGAGCACGGCTCGGAGCGATCGGTGCAGTGACGGTCGGGAGCGCACTCGCGGTCTGGAGCGCCTTTGGAGTGCTGCGCTCGCGATCGGCCGAACGGGTCGACTACACCGTCGAACGGACGATCGACGACCGGACCGAGATCAGGCGCTATCCGGAGCTCGTCCGCGTCGAAACAACAGGCGACTCGACACGCGAGGCGTTCGGTCGGCTGTTCGACTACATCCAGGGAGCGAACGAGTCGCGATCGGACGTCTCGATGACCGCTCCCGTACGGACCGACGAGGGCACTGGCGAGAACGCTGGCGATGACAAGGGGGCGGGGGAGGAAATCGAGATGACCGCACCCGTGCGGACGGCGAACGGTGCCGATTCGGAATCGGTGTCGATGACGGCTCCCGTCCGTACCGATACGGGCGATGACGGCGTCGAAATGGGGTTCTATCTGCCGTCGAAATACACGCCGAACACCGCGCCGCGGCCGACGAACTCGCAGGTGTCGCTCGCGGTCGAAGCGCCACGCTCGGTGGCGACGCGGCGCTTCTCCTGGTGGCGGCCCGACTGGCGGACGCGCCGACAGGCGTCGAAACTCTTGGATTCGCTTGCCGACAGCGACGTCGAACCCGTCGGCGAACCGTTCAGTCTCGGATACAACGACCCATCCACTCCGCCCTTCCTCCGAACCAACGAGGTCGCCGTCGACGTCGAGTGGGCGGACGCGGTGCCGACGGCGGAGGCGTCCGGTGGCGAGGACGCACCGGATCTCGGTGGCGATTAGCGACTAGCGATCACTGGAGATAGCTCGGGTCCTCGGCGTCACAGGCCTCCTCGTGCTGTGCGGCCTCCTGGTCATCGTCGAACATGAGCCCGCAGTGTTCGCACTCGTGCCACGTGGTCCCGTCACGCTCGGTTTCGACCACCATACCGGATGTGGACCATCGACGACCAAAGGTGTTGTCCCCAGTGGGAACGCTGAAGGCTGTCGGTCCGCCAGTCGGAGTATGGCCGGTGGGGACGCCGACGGCGTCGAACTTACTGTCGAAGGTGCACAGAAGCGGGATGCGGGTCGGGGCGTCGCACGCCTGCCGGAGGCGGCCCGACACACGCTTGGCGTGCTGAGCGGCGACACGGTCGTCATCGACGGCGAACGCGCCACGGTGGCAAAGGTCTGGCCCGCGAGCGGCGACCTCGCCGGCGATCGAGTCCGTATCGACGCCGATACACGGACGAACGCGGGCGTGACCGTCGGCGACTCCGTTACCGTGTCGCCCGTCACGGTCGCCGAGGCGACGCGCGTGACCGTCGACGTCCCCGAAACCCTCGATGCGGACGACGATCTCACCGCACTCGTCACACGCGCGCTGCTCGATCGCCCGATCAAGGCCGGCGAGCAGCTGCGCATCGAACGACTCGGGCCAGCGCCGCTCACGATCGAGTCGACTACGCCCGAGGGCACCGTCCGCGTCACGCAGGAGACGACGATCGCGCTTCGCGGTGGGGCCGATCTCGAAACGGACACGACGACCACGACGAACGCGACGCCGACGACGGGAACGACCGACGCGAGCGAGGGAGCGGCTCGGGTCACCTACGAGGACATCGGCGGGCTGGACGAGGAGCTCGATCAGGTGCGGGAGATGATCGAACTCCCGCTCTCGGAGCCTGAACTGTTCCAGGAGCTCGGTATCGAGCCGCCCTCCGGCGTGTTGCTTTACGGGCCACCAGGGACGGGCAAGACGTTGATCGCGCGGGCGGTCGCCGGCGAGGTCGACGCCTTCTTCACGACGATCTCGGGCCCGGAGATCGTCTCGAAATACAAGGGTGAATCCGAGGAGAAGCTCCGCGAGGCGTTCGATCGGGCCGAGGAGAACGCTCCCTCCGTCGTGTTCATCGACGAGATCGACTCGATCGCGAGCGCGCGCGGCGACGACGCCGACATGGAGACGCGCGTCGTTGCCCAACTCCTCACCCTCATGGACGGCCTGGAGAACAGGGGACAGGTCGTCGTCATCGGCGCGACGAACCGGGTGGACGCGATCGATCCCGCACTCCGCCGGGGCGGACGGTTCGACCGCGAGATCGAGATCGGCGCGCCCGGCGAGGCGGGCCGGCGGGAGGTCCTTGACGTGCACACCCGCTCGATGCCGCTGGCCGAGGACGTCGATCTCGATCGGCTGGCCGCCCGCACACACGGGTTCGTCGGCGCGGATCTCGAATCGCTCGCCGTCGAGGCGGCGATGGCGGCACTCAGACATCGC belongs to Halococcus qingdaonensis and includes:
- a CDS encoding thiolase C-terminal domain-containing protein, which codes for MTRASVVGADMTTFGVHESTLSELFAEAALGAYDDARVDPDEIDALYFGNAMGGQTENDTHLAPGVASQVGLAGVPCQRYEDACATSANAFKNAVEAVEAGIHDTVLVGGVERCTPETGLGTGEMTRIFASASDRHYEQPTGLTFPGVFALLTKRHMHEHGTTEEQLAHVAVKNHKNGTRNPNAHFGKETTVEEVLDSPIVADPFHLMDCCPFSDGASAVIVTSDDRADSFDDPVDVSGVGHATDVVPLSAKPVPHATQAARDAAAQAYEQAGTSADEMAFAEVHDCFTGAEVMASEAIGFFEDGEGGSAAAEGRTGMNGDRPINPSGGLKAKGHPIGATGTAQIVELTEQLRGDTGERQIDGAEKAVAHNLGGDAATTVVSVMEVRG
- a CDS encoding class I adenylate-forming enzyme family protein, whose amino-acid sequence is MRGLTFGHVAEANAKRHADEDCLVMETETGSESLTFAEFNERVDRVAHLLRERGVEAGDRIAVYMQNNVETLETYYGAMKLGALPVPVNHRFKDEEVGYVLRDSGACLCVFDSDATSTIHAVRESETPVEEYLYVGADTPSFADDFRTTRDAAADERIDVVPNRLDDAALLYTSGTTGQPKGCVLTHDNLLQNSVNTVYSAGFEENADRFLIVTPLFHIAALGVFNNTFYAGSTTHLVEEFDPVRTLEIIDEANITGSFFVPTMSRAMLAVAGFEEYDLSSFESYMTGAAPSSEELKRTVMNAFDADLYEVFGQTELSPVTTILHPGDALEKPDSIGKPIINVTLKIVDDDGAEVEQGAVGRAAYKGATAFREYLGMPEKTDDVFDDEGYFVSSDLVRRDEEGFVYFVDRHDDMIVSGGENVYPTEIEAALEDHEDIAAAGVVGVPDETWGERVKAVVVLREGISMTTDEVRSVVGDRLAAFKLPREVEFRESLPRNPTGKVIKSQLS
- a CDS encoding SDR family NAD(P)-dependent oxidoreductase: MELERFSLDGKVALVTGASRGIGEEIAVAMADAGARVVALARSEDDLEATVERIETNGDEAVTCTADVTEIAHVEAAFDRAEGVFGPVDVLVNNAGTNPYFGDARELAIETWEEIMNVNATGAFRCAREFARRIDERDGEGSVVNVASVGGVVGLPHQVPYTASKHALVGMTRTLAVEWAPAIRVNAIAPGYVKTEFTAGVRGNESIHEELLAEIPQDRFADPEEIAGAAIYLAGPAASYATGEIHVVDGGYAAH
- a CDS encoding SDR family oxidoreductase, with protein sequence MALATPDLSGHTAFITGTTRGIGKRIALALAEAGCNVVSTGKTVDDSDSDLDGTIHETAAECEERGVDAHAIQLNLRDEQQVEAAAAEAIDVFGEVDIVINNASAIQMAPVEELPANRFDLLTDVNIRGTYLTCRAFAPHLQEIGGGQILTNAPPVKMDRAPGEAAYAWSKMGMTFVTLSLASELRGTGISANSFWPVTAIDTRATRYFGMGTEDDWRSPAIVADTVLELLDRDEEFTGNAVYDEDVLREAGVTDFERYNCTEGDPTPLSAQLFDPDYERL
- a CDS encoding SOUL family heme-binding protein, with protein sequence MNRARLGAIGAVTVGSALAVWSAFGVLRSRSAERVDYTVERTIDDRTEIRRYPELVRVETTGDSTREAFGRLFDYIQGANESRSDVSMTAPVRTDEGTGENAGDDKGAGEEIEMTAPVRTANGADSESVSMTAPVRTDTGDDGVEMGFYLPSKYTPNTAPRPTNSQVSLAVEAPRSVATRRFSWWRPDWRTRRQASKLLDSLADSDVEPVGEPFSLGYNDPSTPPFLRTNEVAVDVEWADAVPTAEASGGEDAPDLGGD
- a CDS encoding DUF7128 family protein is translated as MVVETERDGTTWHECEHCGLMFDDDQEAAQHEEACDAEDPSYLQ